A stretch of DNA from Globicephala melas chromosome 19, mGloMel1.2, whole genome shotgun sequence:
GGGGCCCTGGGTTGGCTTTGGACAGCCTAACCTTCACTTGGGAGAAGGAAGTGCTGTCACCTGGGTTCCGTAGGGGGTCACATTATTTACAGATCTCATCAGGCTGGAGAAACACTGACAGACCAACAGAGATGCTACAAGCCTCAGGCAGAGGCACACATGCAGTTCTTTCTGGATTAGGAGTATGTGTCAATCCAAGTGAGGACCTTTGGGAATTTCCTGTGCAGAAAAGAAACTGACATAGCCCGCAGGCCCAGAGACCCCCAAACTCATCATCTTCTCTGCCATAGACATCATCATTAGCCAAGGTTAGAACTGGAGTTGGCTCCAGACACACACAGGAAGGCTCAGACAGGCTCAGAGCTCAGACTGGGCCCAAGGCCATTCCCTGTCACATGGCAAGACACAGCCTCACCAACAGGACAGTGTGCCCAGAGGCAGCACACACCATGGTCAAGAACGGgccttggagggcttccctggtggcgcagtggttgagagtccgcctgccgatgcaggggacacgggttcgtgcccctgtccgggaagatcccacatgccgcggagcggctgggcccacgagccatggccgctgaacctgcgcgtccggagcctgtgctctgcaacgggagaggccacaacagtgagaggcccgcataccacaaaaaaaaaaaaaaaagttgaactcatagaaacagagattcaaaaaatggttgccaggggctacgGTTGGGGGAAAATAGGGAAAAGTTGgtaaaagagtacaaactttcagttataagatgaatagggtctgaggatctaatgtataacatgttgactatagttgataatactgtattatataactgcaatttgctaagagaatagaacttgtgttctcatcagaagaaagaaaagggtacGTATGTGAGGTGACGAATGTGTTAGCTAACTCAGTGGTAGGAATCCTTTTacgatgtatacatatatcacatcatcatgctgtacactttaacTATATTGCAATTTTGTCAACtgtacctcagtaaagctggaaaaaaagtgGCCTTGCAACCTTGAGTCTGGCTGGCTCAGAACATGTCTCACTCACGTACCACATGCCCTTTGTATCCAcgtccattttcatttaataaattttttgcaccaaaagcaaaacacaacaaacaaaaaaaccctagcCAGATACTACCACAGTATCTGACTCATACCAATGAGCCACGCTTCTAATTCATAaggccttcattttattttttttaatggaaacaagTCTTCATTAAGTAActtttaatatcagaaaaataaaactctcatAATTCTCTTTACAGCAAATATATCATATCAGTGTCAGTGCTCTGGCCATCTTAAGTTAAAGGTgctttatcataaaatatatggtTTTAAACTTCACTCAAATTGAATTTATAATCCCTATGACTTCCCTACAAGGCCTTCATGTTAAAGGGGAGGAAATGGAAGCCCAAAAAGGGAGAAGGTTTGGCCAGGATCTCCAAGTCAATGGCTGAACCCAGGCTAGAACTCACGTCCTCAGGAGGCGGCAGCGAAGGGGAGTGTTTAGGTTTCTCCTGCTTGCTGGGCATGATTCTGTCACTTTGCCAATGATCCTCCTCCCCAAGCCCCCTGCGCACTTCACAGCGAGCACTGCCCAttacctgcccctcccctccgcctcccTGGACACGTCTGGCCCTCCTCAGACCTTTCACGCCTCCACAACCCTCATGGACCACAGGACAAGGCAGAAAGGCAACTCCGTAACTTTATTTCACTATGTGAAGGGGTAGGGGTGTTTGGTCCAGCTAGATCATCAGTCCCTGAAGGCAAACAGAAGGCCTAAGAGGATGCCCCAAGCAGGTCTCCCACTAGAGGGCTCTGCACCAGCAAACTGGGCCCTCTCTAAGATGTTGATGGCCTCAGTCACTCTGATGCTGCCAATATGGTGAAAGTGGGATAAAATATCGGTGTTTTCACGAGCACAGCCCATGAGGAGGAAGGTGGTATTGAGATACCCTGTAAGGAAGAGAGCAAGGAGTCAGAGACACTTTCAAGACTCAAACATCCTACCCCTCCTTCCAGACACCCCTCACAAACCAGGACCCCTGCTCTCCCACCAAACACTCAGGTACCAGgcaccttctcccctcctccttggaATTATGTGCCACAACCCCCATCCCCCAGGACCCAGACACAGGACCATGGGACCTCAGTCCCACCCACCTCCCTCAGAGACGGGAAGGCAGCAGGCCTAGAGCAGGCATCTGAGAAAGAAAGTTTCTCTTCTCTCACCTGCCTGAAATTTTAAGGTGGACCTGTAACACTCAGTAGCATTGTTGGGGCAAGCCTCGGTGGTGACAAAATTTGGGAGGCAGTCCTTGGAGTGCTCGCCCACACAGGTTGGGCAACTATGGGAAGAAGATGCTAAAGTCTTAGGAGCCTTGGCCTTGAGTTTCACAAAAGGATCCATGTTGGTGAGGTTATTGCAGAGGTATGTCCGGCAGACACGGCTATAGGAGGCAATGGACAATCCGGGCGGCGAAACGAGGTAGGAGACTTGCGGGGGGTAAGATGAAGCTGGGCTGCAGCCTTTAAAACCCACAATTCCCCTTCTGGTCCCTGTGGGGCAGAAGATTGGAGAGCTCTGATCAGTGTCGCTGGCCACACCCAGTTCAAGCTCCCAGCCCACGCCCTGCTCTTCCTGCTGCCCCATCACCAactttgcccctcccccactgtcctCTCACCACTCAGATTTCCCACGTCTCATCTGCCTCTCCTCACTCTTCTCCCCACAGGAGCCCGTCTGCGCCTCTCTCCCTTGTATCCCAAACTTGTCTTCTCTCCCAGAGTCCCCCTCTCCTCCTGGGATCTGTCCACCTCCATTGTGTCCTCTTATCCAGCCCACACCACAACCAGCTGGGTCCTGCCCCTCTCCTGCCGATGTCTGGATGCTGTTCCCAAACATATAATGGGGTAGATATCTGGAACTCAAGTCCAGAGTCCCTGGGTGCTAGGAATGGAGGTGGGGTCAGAAGACCAAGCAAACAAAATGTCGCAAAGTCACCCCTGTTCACCTGTCTCGATGAACACCAGCGTCTCCTCACAGCCCTCATTCAGTTTACACACCATGCTCCTCATCAGAAGCCATTGCCAGTTATGGAGATCAACAGCTCTGAAGAGGGAAGATGTTGCTTCATAACACAAAAGAGCTCCAGCCCCTAAAGAGAGAATGTTCTTCCAGTCACCTGCCCCTCACATTGCCTTCTCAGCCCCGAACCGCCAATCAAGAGCTCAGCCTCCACAGACCCTGTCTCCCGAGGGACCCAGATATGCAGCTTTCCTTCCCCCAGTGACATGAATCCAGCCCTCCCATCCCAGCCAAGAGGGTCCCTAAGGGTCCAGCCACAAAGGACATACAAGGCAGAGTGGAAATGGCCCCTAGGAGACAGAGCAGCTGCACGGGGCTCAAATGCTGAGGTCCCATGGTCCTGTGTCTGGGTCCTGGATGCTGGGCCTCGGTCTGGAACCAATTTCAATCTAGGTCTCAAGCTCAGTTCTTGTCAGCCTCTGGGTCACTGTTTCTGGAGCAGAAAGTTGATTATCATTTTCATTAACATAGGCTCCCTGAGCCCTTCAGGGACACAGGTCTTCCCATCTCCATAGTCTCTCTTCCAACCTAACCCGAACCCACATTAGCTTCTCAAATCCTGACTCTTCACTCTCCTGCTTAGGTTCTGCCACTGGACATGGTGCTGAGCAGAGGACGCTGGCTTATTCAAAGGATCACTATCATACAGGCTATTCTCCATCCAGAGACAATGAGGTCAGAACAACAAATGTGTGTGTAGGAGTTAACCAACGTATCACTAAATAACCCTTGACtcgaaaaagaaattaaaaagtatttagaaCTGAATAATAGCAAACATACtacatgtcacacacacacacgtgcatgtaaAATCTGATGAAAACTGAGTAAGGCCTGTAAGTTAGTTAAGAGTAAtataccaatgtcaatttcctgctCATATACTACAGTTATACAGAATGTCCCTATGGGGAACTGGAAGAAGGGTTTAAGGGACTCTAaaatttttgcaacttcttgtaAGCCAATAATCATTTCAACatcaaaagttttttaaaatacacatcaaAATTTGGGACTCTGATTTCTAAATCAATATTCAGaagtaaatttataatttaaatacatttatcaggaaacaagaagaattacaaaatgTTTATGAATTAACTCAAGAAGTTATATGAGACCACAAAGCATCCCCCAAAAAGGGATAGAAATAAAGATGATGAcagaaatcaatggaatagaaaacaacaaaaaagtattaCAAAAGACTAATATTCATTCTTCGACAATATTACTAAGATAATTCTCTGGCAactctaatcaagaaaaaaagatgcaaataaaatacagaatgaaaaataaaaattaacagacATCACATGTTCTAAGAATAATAAAAGTGTCATTAACAACTCtacatttataaatttgaaaacccAGATGAAGTGGATAAGTTTCTAAAATAATATGAAGTGCCAAAATTGGCATAAGAGCGCATACAAAGTCTTAAAACGAGAATGGTCAAGGATCTCAGGCAAATTgacaagaaaaagagagcaacccCAGCAGGCGAATGGACCAAGCATATGAAGAAGCAATCTCAAAAACaaaccagggggcttccctggtggcacagtggttgagagtccgcctgccgatgcaggggacacgggttcgtgccccggtccgggaagatcccacatgccgcggagcggctgggcccgtgagccatggccgctgagcctgtgcgtccggagcctgtgctccgcaacaggagaggccacaacagtgagaggcctgcgtaccgcaaaacaaaacaaaacaaacaacaaaaaaaaaaacaaagtctaacAAGCATATGAAGAAACACCCCAGCTCAGCAATAATCAGAGGAATACAATGTATCCAAATGTGCATCTATCAGACTGGCGAGGGATCAGAAAGCTGGAAAACTATGAGCATTGGTAGGACTGTGGGGCTACAGAGACCCTTGTGCACTGCGGCTCATGGGGTAGTTGGGGCCAGGGATAGGGTCCTCTTCTGGACCCTGAGGAAGGGAGGAGTTCTGAACAGTGTCTCAGACCCAAAGCATCATTCATTGTGGGGAGGAGTCTGGCAATACTCAGTCAAATTAGGCTTACAAAGAGCCATCTCTGGTATATCCTAGGTACACATAACAGAGATTTCCACCTTCAACTACAAAGGAACACATGAGAATGTAGCATTATTATGGTGACAGTGAGCTGAAGGCAATGTGGGCGTCCCTCCCTGAGACCTAGTGAACATGCGACACGCAGGGGATGCACACCATGGAATAGCATGCAGCAGTTAGAAGCAACTGGTTAGATGTACGCATCACATGCACTGGATGGATCATAAAAACAGTGctgattattttaaatagtaaataatgTCATTCGCATAAATTGAAGCATCATGCACATAAAACACTGCACATCTTGCAAGAA
This window harbors:
- the LOC132593957 gene encoding ly6/PLAUR domain-containing protein 4-like, which codes for MGPQHLSPVQLLCLLGAISTLPWAGALLCYEATSSLFRAVDLHNWQWLLMRSMVCKLNEGCEETLVFIETGTRRGIVGFKGCSPASSYPPQVSYLVSPPGLSIASYSRVCRTYLCNNLTNMDPFVKLKAKAPKTLASSSHSCPTCVGEHSKDCLPNFVTTEACPNNATECYRSTLKFQAGYLNTTFLLMGCARENTDILSHFHHIGSIRVTEAINILERAQFAGAEPSSGRPAWGILLGLLFAFRD